The Methylomicrobium agile genome has a segment encoding these proteins:
- the tnpA gene encoding IS66 family insertion sequence element accessory protein TnpA has translation MAITAKWRQHIEAWQRSGLSQAAYCAAQQLNVRTFTARLSDYRKLPKQDSTALIPVQIQPAVTEVIVFTHAQGHRLELPASMPASWLAELLRCLA, from the coding sequence ATGGCCATCACAGCGAAATGGCGTCAGCATATCGAAGCGTGGCAACGCAGTGGTTTGTCGCAAGCCGCGTATTGCGCAGCACAGCAACTCAATGTCCGTACGTTCACAGCACGGCTGAGCGATTATCGCAAATTACCCAAGCAGGATTCGACGGCCTTGATACCGGTGCAGATTCAACCGGCTGTCACTGAGGTCATTGTCTTTACCCATGCTCAGGGCCATCGCCTGGAACTGCCGGCTTCGATGCCGGCGAGTTGGCTCGCGGAGCTGTTGCGATGCCTGGCCTGA